One genomic window of Streptomyces sp. NBC_01276 includes the following:
- a CDS encoding fumarate reductase/succinate dehydrogenase flavoprotein subunit, which translates to MDIPAIGDAEELSCDVLVIGGGTAGTMAALTAAERGASVLLLEKAHVRHSGALAMGMDGVNNAVVPGRAEPDDYVAEITRANDGVVDQSTVRQTATRGFAMVRRLESYGVKFEKDEHGEYAVRQVHRSGSYVLPMPEGKDVKKVLYRQLRRREMRERIRIENRVMPVRVLTSPDDGRAIGAAAFNTRTGAFVTVRAGAVILATGPCGRLGLPASGYLYGTYENPTNAGDGYAMAYHAGAALTGIECFQINPLIKDYNGPACAYVANPFGGYQVNRHGERFVDSDYWSGQMMAEFAAELASDRGPVYLKLSHLPEESVSSLESILHTTERPTRGTFHAGRGHDYRTHDIEMHISEIGLCGGHSASGVRVDDHARTTVPRLYAAGDLASVPHNYMIGAFVFGDLAGEDAARYTAYEGELPAGQVAAAHELVYRPLRHPDGPPQPQVEYKLRRFVNDYVAPPKTGAKLSLAVEAFTRMSGEIAEMGARTPHELMRCAEVSFIRDCAEMAARASLTRTESRWGLYHERLDHPERADEDWLYHLDLRKGASGGMEFTARPVEPYVVPVPEFTPRGGPSRPLGETALTPVAVAGPAGPAGRPGAAGPVGADGPAGQAAVAGGADGADGAGGAVPGDGPAGVTSPGGSPRILELLALAEETPDLATLRPYLDDPDPAVRAAAVAAVGETVPAGAGPALADRLGDRAAPVRAAAAAALRELLEVLPGDPALRAGLRAALAVPDGVVRAAALEALRALRLGDAALYAASLTDPEPEVRVHAVRALVSVDAVRELATATADPSREVRVAVAKGLASLTPPTGPDGSPGPEPAPVHAALGALLRDPDPVVRGAALGALGAVGCPPGYAPAAVAALSDPAWRVRAGAAAALAAAAPSTAVAALAGALADPEADVRKAAVLALLAHRDAPGARAALATAVADTDADVRAYVARAA; encoded by the coding sequence GTGGACATTCCCGCGATCGGCGACGCCGAGGAACTCTCCTGCGACGTCCTCGTCATCGGCGGCGGCACCGCCGGCACGATGGCCGCGCTGACCGCCGCCGAGCGCGGGGCGAGCGTCCTGCTGCTGGAGAAGGCCCACGTGCGCCACTCCGGCGCGCTCGCCATGGGCATGGACGGGGTGAACAACGCGGTCGTGCCCGGCCGCGCCGAGCCCGACGACTACGTCGCGGAGATCACCCGCGCCAACGACGGCGTCGTCGACCAGTCCACCGTCCGCCAGACCGCCACCCGCGGGTTCGCGATGGTGCGGCGGCTGGAGTCGTACGGGGTGAAGTTCGAGAAGGACGAGCACGGCGAGTACGCGGTCCGCCAGGTGCACCGCTCCGGTTCGTACGTGCTGCCCATGCCGGAGGGCAAGGACGTCAAGAAGGTGCTCTACCGGCAGCTGCGGCGGCGCGAGATGCGCGAGCGGATCCGGATCGAGAACCGGGTGATGCCGGTCCGCGTGCTCACCTCCCCGGACGACGGCCGGGCGATCGGCGCCGCCGCCTTCAACACGCGCACCGGTGCCTTCGTGACGGTCCGGGCGGGCGCGGTGATCCTGGCGACCGGCCCCTGCGGGCGGCTCGGTCTGCCGGCCTCCGGATATCTGTACGGGACGTACGAGAACCCGACCAACGCCGGTGACGGCTACGCCATGGCCTACCACGCGGGCGCGGCGCTCACCGGGATCGAGTGCTTCCAGATCAACCCGCTGATCAAGGACTACAACGGGCCGGCCTGCGCCTACGTCGCCAACCCCTTCGGCGGCTACCAGGTCAACCGGCACGGCGAGCGGTTCGTGGACTCCGACTACTGGTCGGGGCAGATGATGGCGGAGTTCGCGGCCGAACTCGCCTCGGACCGGGGGCCGGTGTACCTGAAGCTCAGCCACCTCCCGGAGGAGTCGGTGTCCTCCCTCGAATCGATCCTGCACACCACCGAGCGGCCGACGCGCGGCACGTTCCACGCGGGGCGGGGCCACGACTACCGCACGCACGACATCGAGATGCACATCTCGGAGATCGGCCTGTGCGGCGGGCACTCGGCGTCGGGCGTCCGGGTCGACGACCACGCCCGCACCACCGTGCCCCGGCTGTACGCGGCCGGGGACCTGGCCTCGGTGCCGCACAACTACATGATCGGGGCGTTCGTCTTCGGGGACCTGGCGGGGGAGGACGCCGCCCGGTACACGGCGTACGAGGGCGAGCTGCCGGCCGGCCAGGTGGCGGCGGCGCACGAGCTGGTCTACCGTCCGCTGCGGCATCCGGACGGGCCGCCGCAGCCGCAGGTGGAGTACAAGCTGAGGCGGTTCGTCAACGACTACGTCGCCCCGCCGAAGACGGGGGCGAAGCTGTCGCTGGCGGTGGAGGCCTTCACCCGGATGAGCGGCGAGATCGCGGAGATGGGCGCGCGGACCCCGCACGAGCTGATGCGGTGCGCGGAGGTGTCGTTCATCCGGGACTGCGCGGAGATGGCGGCGCGGGCCTCGCTGACGCGCACGGAGTCCCGCTGGGGGCTGTACCACGAGCGGCTCGACCATCCGGAGCGCGCCGACGAGGACTGGCTGTACCACCTGGACCTGCGCAAGGGGGCTTCGGGCGGGATGGAGTTCACCGCCCGGCCGGTGGAACCGTACGTGGTCCCGGTCCCGGAGTTCACCCCCCGGGGCGGCCCGTCGCGCCCGCTGGGGGAGACGGCCCTGACACCGGTGGCGGTGGCGGGACCGGCGGGACCGGCGGGACGGCCGGGCGCGGCGGGCCCGGTGGGCGCGGACGGCCCGGCCGGGCAGGCGGCCGTGGCCGGTGGGGCTGATGGGGCTGATGGAGCCGGTGGGGCGGTGCCCGGGGACGGGCCCGCGGGGGTCACCTCGCCCGGCGGCTCGCCGCGCATCCTGGAGCTGCTCGCGCTCGCCGAGGAGACCCCCGACCTGGCGACGCTGCGCCCCTACCTCGACGACCCGGACCCGGCGGTGCGGGCCGCGGCCGTCGCCGCGGTCGGGGAGACCGTCCCCGCCGGGGCGGGCCCGGCGCTCGCCGACCGGCTCGGGGACCGGGCCGCGCCGGTACGGGCCGCCGCGGCCGCTGCGCTGCGGGAACTGCTGGAGGTCCTGCCGGGCGACCCGGCGCTGCGGGCGGGGCTGCGCGCCGCCCTCGCGGTGCCCGACGGCGTGGTCCGGGCGGCGGCCCTGGAGGCCCTGCGCGCGCTGCGGCTGGGCGACGCCGCGCTGTACGCGGCATCGCTGACCGACCCCGAACCGGAGGTCCGCGTACACGCCGTACGGGCCCTGGTCTCGGTGGACGCCGTCCGGGAACTGGCGACGGCCACGGCGGACCCGTCCCGGGAGGTCCGCGTGGCCGTGGCCAAGGGCCTGGCCTCGCTCACCCCGCCCACCGGGCCCGACGGGTCCCCCGGGCCGGAGCCCGCTCCCGTGCACGCCGCGCTCGGGGCCCTGCTGCGGGATCCGGATCCCGTCGTGCGGGGGGCCGCGCTCGGGGCGCTCGGGGCGGTCGGGTGCCCGCCCGGGTACGCTCCGGCCGCCGTGGCGGCGCTCTCGGATCCGGCCTGGCGGGTGCGGGCCGGGGCGGCGGCGGCGCTGGCCGCGGCGGCGCCCTCCACCGCGGTGGCCGCCCTCGCCGGGGCCCTGGCGGATCCCGAGGCCGACGTCCGCAAGGCCGCCGTGCTGGCGCTGCTCGCCCACCGGGACGCCCCGGGGGCGCGGGCGGCGCTGGCCACCGCGGTCGCCGACACCGACGCCGACGTCCGCGCGTACGTCGCCCGAGCGGCCTGA